The Pyrenophora tritici-repentis strain M4 chromosome 2, whole genome shotgun sequence genome window below encodes:
- a CDS encoding Med15 multi-domain protein, producing MGKPGLGLFTGRRKSQGNVMDDVPDVSTSPDTTTAPTDAGGFRLLSRTEVEKAKEQRKTQEKSSSKFPRFTGFGHPSSKNRNHDSKSSSGTQFSNSRPYANGQHGSTSTLPSSTDTSSDDNLFANVPRPSVSHHNSSPATNSSGGFRKQLPSLPKSNQTAASPKDMSASGWSSRNRALTTSSYASTAVPPKLDGDLDFGGFEDDMFSHLDHKQTPEIPREIAGRSLLSEKRTFQANPIKIDSQLEVEPPLKSWDSRNSTDNLMASTHSDDDSPPPPPPPAHKYSSYAPIASESPTLGSMSTFQDPDAQFVRKSFMERKSHRENSPETQPKSMSSSSANSYETPYSSRSATASSTTTNTTPKASLAPAASPYHDTEEDDLFTTSKPTPKPEAAPPKKMTSLTPNGSRAVAPATADGRRVMSQAEFREYQKKTMTHPPQQDSSDDEDYEDEEDAIKRREEEELMRRKNQQMHFAREAMRRSTTAPSLPTESGSVADGMGFPSETSMKAEEWEDEDVPLGILAQHGFPSQARNRFPSQPTNAMPSYIPDRPASAGALGQRGPQANLPAFARHLPQDPYSAPYIGGGLVRPMNRESMGFNGFARGPGSVAGDSVAGGMATPPMMYQDAGMSQPSLVDQIQMRDMTKQKYMGGASAKKPQGGPFTGMLGQQMNTSGQPQNPMRMSHMPMNGMGAMNGMGAMNGMNGNDYMQQFQQMQQMIAMQQMQLQMMQQPQQDGRISMAMSNNGYAASSMGGGSFLNVPGGANRPMSVMSGNNQNQQRSMSLMGPHPGYRPVVNQSDSMSNGTSMTLQASSGANQNRTGAIKGILKKGSPGPQMTVNENDDAEEDWGKMAARKNKHAKGKENNSLGLEDLTRGLKI from the exons ATGGGCAAGCCCGGCCTAGGCCTCTTCACGGGCCGCCGCAAGTCGCAGGGTAACGTCATGGACGATGTGCCTGACGTTTCCACCAGCCCGGATACCACGACCGCTCCCACCGACGCGGGCGGTTTCCGGCTGCTCAGTAGAACCGAAGTCGAAAAGGCAAAAGAACAGCGCAAGACGCAGGAAAAGTCATCGTCCAAGTTCCCTCGCTTCACCGGTTTCGGCCATCCTAGCAGTAAGAACCGCAATCA CGACAGCAAGTCCAGTAGTGGAACGCAATTTTCTAATTCGAGGCCTTATGCAAATGGCCAGCATGGCTCCACCTCGACACTCCCTTCTTCCACCGACACGAGCTCAGACGATAACCTCTTTGCCAACGTTCCTCGCCCATCCGTCTCCCATCACAACAGCTCACCTGCCACCAACTCATCAGGGGGCTTCCGAAAACAACTCCCCTCGCTGCCCAAGTCGAATCAGACCGCAGCCTCTCCAAAGGACATGTCAGCATCTGGGTGGAGCAGCAGGAACCGTGCTTTGACCACGTCGAGCTACGCTAGCACAGCCGTCCCACCCAAGCTAGACGGGGACCTGGACTTTGGCGGCTTCGAGGACGACATGTTCAGCCACTTGGACCACAAGCAAACGCCCGAAATACCACGAGAGATCGCCGGTCGTTCGCTCCTTTCGGAAAAGCGCACATTCCAGGCAAACCCCATCAAGATCGATTCCCAGCTCGAGGTCGAGCCACCGCTAAAGAGCTGGGACAGCCGCAACTCAACAGATAACCTCATGGCGTCCACACACTCGGACGACGACTCACCGCCTCCGCCTCCGCCTCCTGCCCACAAGTACTCGTCGTACGCTCCTATTGCTTCAGAAAGCCCTACCCTGGGATCCATGTCTACCTTCCAAGACCCTGATGCCCAATTCGTGCGCAAGTCTTTTATGGAACGAAAATCTCACCGTGAAAACTCCCCTGAGACACAGCCCAAATCCATGTCGTCCTCGTCGGCAAATTCATACGAAACCCCCTATTCGTCACGATCAGCCACAGCTTCGAGCACGACCACAAATACCACACCAAAGGCCTCACTCGCTCCCGCTGCCTCCCCCTACCATGATACCGAAGAAGACGACCTCTTCACAACATCCAAGCCCACACCCAAGCCCGAAGCTGCTCCACCGAAGAAAATGACAAGCCTCACACCCAACGGCAGTCGTGCAGTTGCGCCTGCCACTGCAGATGGTAGGCGTGTCATGTCGCAGGCAGAGTTTCGCGAGTATCAGAAGAAGACCATGACCCACCCACCCCAACAAGACAGCTCTGATGACGAGGACTacgaggatgaggaggatgCTATCAAGCGACGAGAGGAGGAGGAGTTGATGAGACGCAAGAACCAGCAGATGCATTTCGCACGAGAGGCCATGCGTCGCTCTACTACAGCACCGTCGCTCCCAACAGAGTCTGGAAGCGTGGCAGACGGCATGGGCTTCCCATCAGAAACATCCATGAAAGCAGAGGAGTGGGAGGATGAGGATGTACCGTTGGGCATCCTAGCACAGCACGGCTTCCCTAGCCAAGCACGAAACAGATTCCCCAGCCAGCCAACAAATGCAATGCCCTCGTACATTCCAGATCGCCCGGCGTCTGCTGGTGCTCTGGGTCAGAGGGGACCACAGGCAAACCTACCGGCCTTTGCGAGACATCTCCCTCAAGACCCTTACAGCGCGCCCTACATTGGAGGTGGCTTAGTCCGGCCGATGAACCGCGAATCCATGGGGTTCAATGGATTCGCACGTGGCCCTGGCTCTGTTGCGGGCGATTCGGTTGCCGGTGGCATGGCAACGCCTCCCATGATGTACCAAGACGCTGGCATGTCTCAACCCTCGTTAGTGGATCAAATTCAGATGCGAGACATGACAAAGCAAAAGTACATGGGAGGTGCGTCGGCGAAGAAGCCACAAGGTGGGCCCTTTACTGGCATGCTCGGGCAACAAATGAACACCAGTGGTCAGCCCCAAAACCCCATGCGCATGTCGCACATGCCCATGAACGGTATGGGGGCTATGAACGGCATGGGCGCCATGAACGGCATGAACG GAAACGACTACATGCAACAATTCCAGCAAATGCAGCAAATGATTGCTATGCAGCAAATGCAGCTTCAAATGATGCAGCAACCGCAGCAAGATGGACGCATATCAATGGCCATGTCCAACAATGGCTATGCAGCCAGTAGCATGGGAGGCGGCAGCTTCCTCAACGTCCCGGGCGGGGCCAATCGACCCATGTCCGTCATGTCAGGCAACAACCAAAATCAACAGCGCTCAATGTCCTTAATGGGCCCTCATCCAGG GTACCGACCCGTCGTCAACCAATCCGATTCAATGTCCAACGGAACGTCGATGACGCTCCAAGCCTCGAGCGGCGCGAACCAAAACAGGACAGGTGCTATCAAAGGCATATTAAAAAAGGGCAGCCCAGGGCCGCAGATGACGGTCAACGAAAACGATGATGCGGAGGAAGACTGGGGCAAGATGGCAGCAAGAAAGAACAAGCACGCAAAAGGCAAAGAAAACAACAGCTTGGGCCTAGAGGATCTTACGCGCGGCCTTAAAATCTAG